The following are encoded together in the Astyanax mexicanus isolate ESR-SI-001 chromosome 8, AstMex3_surface, whole genome shotgun sequence genome:
- the si:ch73-71d17.2 gene encoding RPA-related protein RADX, which produces MAAASGDSGCCSLERCVNRLIAAGSPSVRTKSQAEPLYLLSLQRYGRDPDSSLLFPDSVSVSESLFDAMVTEGHCRLRVSLDPSLNRLVHRNQLRCGSALRSVVFSGGGGGDPRTEGRTFHICSLEVDSASGGDAALRALSSVSVTSLPWLGSEPSLLPLRARRSSYLPLWNNHDFTGEVWKDTPPCEHGEDESEDEQQVEDSRPVVSLAALRRHFLNGSRRPRGSLCVRILHKSRLMYYGKAEQSSECPYKAELQVADGSLSVSVVLWNTVCLDWYRCLQPGQVLRLSRYRVKESYGSRSGQDTEPNIEISLNSRNPAAKISIVPKQHISSEWSLPDLPHNFLCGQELPNCPDRDICDVIGVVTFVGRQERIRRKDGQRTDFEEYRWLQLEDGTSEQPITVKLFSTSQTDIQSRIQPMALVVCTRLKLLRKTIGTTTSFEYLTNTLLTQVYCTGTGSHPVMPYRGLRPIRQFLQWLKQVDEASILDRAVMGGYFSYPPISVSLQSFMNNREGDAGLISGREMKLQCDRLHYRERRRFAIQCTITAACYHNREDSGRIRYSDPPSAQLSPRVPRQREGSDIFKTPAKRKLLFTTGTPGSARKRLAPPIPQSSTDVDAENEFSLFDGAMEFLVGEDDDEDEDEAFHIAPTSPMSSHLGIPSVAMETLPRSFCYERRHVQAAAMGMQTNSFHKLLPQRELETFSPASCYTGYFTLTMRALSDGVMLDVLFFPATPGNLHWRPLPVTHDNTWESVLSHGGFSPHAPPPTPVDLIATATQLTNQRLVCILDACALGEDKVELVLNRAFPLRS; this is translated from the exons ATGGCGGCGGCGTCGGGCGACTCTGGTTGCTGTTCTCTGGAGAGATGTGTGAACAGGCTGATAGCGGCTGGTTCTCCCTCAGTCAGGACTAAATCCCAGGCCGAGCCGCTGTACCTGCTCTCCCTGCAGCGCTACGGCCGGGACCCGGACTCCAGCCTGCTGTTTCCGGACAGCGTGTCCGTGTCCGAGAGCCTGTTCGACGCCATGGTGACGGAGGGTCACTGCAGACTGCGGGTCTCTCTGGACCCCAGCCTGAACAGACTGGTGCACAGGAACCAGCTGCGCTGCGGCAGCGCTCTGAGGAGCGTGGTGTTctcagggggaggaggaggagacccTCGGACTGAGGGCAGGACCTTTCATATCTGCAGTCTGGAGGTGGACAGTGCGAGCGGGGGGGACGCAGCCCTCAGAGCGCTGTCCTCAGTGTCCGTTACCTCCTTGCCCTGGCTGGGCTCTGAACCCAGCCTGCTGCCCCTCAGAGCCCGCAGGAGCTCCTACCTCCCACTGTGGAACAACCACGACTTCACTGGGGAGGTGTGGAAGGACACGCCCCCCTGCGAGCACGGGGAAGATGAGTCTGAGGATGAGCAGCAGGTGGAAG aCAGTCGGCCGGTAGTGTCTCTGGCAGCGCTGCGTCGACATTTCCTAAATGGCTCACGGCGTCCAAGAGGTTCTCTTTGTGTGCGGATTCTACACAAGTCCAGGCTCATGTATTATGGGAAAGCAGAGCAGAGTAGTGAATGTCCATATAAG gcAGAGCTACAAGTCGCGGATGGCTCCTTAAGTGTATCAGTGGTGCTGTGGAACACTGTGTGTTTAGACTGGTACCGTTGCCTGCAACCTGGTCAAGTTTTGAGGCTAAGCCGCTATCGAGTCAAGGAGAGCTACGGCAGTCGTAGTGGACAAGACACAGAGCCAAACATTG AGATCAGTCTGAACTCAAGAAATCCAGCGGCCAAAATCTCCATTGTTCCAAAGCAGCACATTTCTTCAGAGTGGAGTTTACCAGACCTGCCTCATAACTTCCTCTGCGG ACAGGAGCTGCCAAATTGCCCCGATAGAGATATCTGTGATGTGATTGGTGTGGTTACTTTTGTGGGTCGACAGGAGCGCATCAGGAGGAAAG ATGGGCAGAGGACAGACTTTGAAGAGTATCGGTGGCTTCAATTGGAAGATGGGACATCGGAACAGCCAATCACAGTCAAGTTATTTTCTACGTCGCAGACGGATATACAGTCTCGAATCCAGCCAA TGGCACTGGTTGTTTGTACTCGGCTCAAGCTATTAAGGAAAACAATTGGCACAACAACGTCTTTTGAATATCTGACCAACACTCTGCTTACCCAGGTGTACTGTACAG GTACCGGATCCCACCCTGTCATGCCTTACAGAGGCCTCCGACCAATCAGGCAGTTCCTGCAGTGGCTAAAACAGGTGGATGAGGCCAGCATACTTGACAGGGCTGTGATGGGAGGATATTTTAGCTACCCACCCATTTCTGTTTCCCTGCAAAGCTTCATGAACAACAGAGAAG GTGATGCTGGTTTGATCAGTGGGAGAGAAATGAAGCTGCAGTGTGACCGACTTCACTACAGAGAGAGACGACGCTTCGCTATTCAGTGCACCATCACTGCAGCCTGCTACCACAACagagag gactctgggaGGATACGATATTCAGACCCACCGTCTGCTCAGCTCAGCCCAAGGGTGCCAAGACAAAGAGAggg TTCTGACATTTTTAAAACTCCAGCAAAGAGGAAATTGCTCTTCACCACTGGCACTCCCGGCAGCGCCAGGAAAAG ATTGGCCCCACCTATTCCACAGTCATCAACAGACGTGGATGCAGAGAACG agTTTTCTCTGTTTGATGGAGCTATGGAGTTTCTGGTTGGAGAGGATGATGACGAAGATGAAGATGAGGCTTTCCACATTGCACCCACCAGCCCTATGTCTTCCCACCTTGGCATACCCAGTGTCGCCATGGAGACATTACCACGGAGCTTCTGTTACGAACGCAGACATGTCCAGGCGGCTGCCATGGGAATGCAGACCAACAGCTTCCATAAACTCCTCCCACAAAGAGAGCTGGAGACATTTAGCCCTGCCTCCTGCTATACCGGCTACTTCACATTAACAATGAGAG cTCTGTCAGATGGAGTTATGTTGGATGTCCTCTTCTTCCCTGCAACCCCTGGGAACCTCCACTGGAGGCCACTCCCAGTGACACATGACAACACCTGGGAATCTGTCCTATCACATGGTGGCTTCTCACCACATGCTCCACCCCCGACTCCAG TTGACTTGATTGCCACAGCAACacagctgaccaatcagagactCGTGTGCATTTTAGATGCATGTGCACTGGGCGAAGACAAAGTGGAACTGGTTTTAAACCGTGCCTTTCCTTTACGAAGCTGA